Proteins encoded within one genomic window of Brachybacterium sp. P6-10-X1:
- the rpsL gene encoding 30S ribosomal protein S12 produces the protein MPTIQQLVRKGRDARSGSSSTPALKGSPQRRGVCTRVYTQTPKKPNSALRKIARVRLSTGVEVTAYIPGEGHNLQEHSIVLVRGGRVKDLPGVRYKIVRGALDTQAVKGRKQARSHYGAKKEKK, from the coding sequence GTGCCCACTATCCAGCAGTTGGTGCGCAAGGGACGGGACGCCAGGTCCGGGTCCTCCAGCACGCCCGCGCTCAAGGGGTCCCCCCAGCGCCGCGGCGTCTGCACGCGCGTTTACACCCAGACCCCCAAGAAGCCGAACTCGGCGCTGCGGAAGATCGCCCGCGTGCGCCTGTCCACCGGCGTCGAGGTCACCGCGTACATCCCCGGTGAGGGCCACAACCTCCAGGAGCACTCGATCGTGCTCGTCCGCGGCGGTCGTGTGAAGGACCTCCCCGGTGTGCGCTACAAGATCGTCCGCGGCGCGCTCGACACCCAGGCAGTGAAGGGCCGCAAGCAGGCTCGCTCCCACTACGGCGCCAAGAAGGAGAAGAAGTAA
- a CDS encoding general stress protein gives MSQPPQSPSPLTARLYDLEYPRSLGVYSTYQEVQTVVDTLADKHFPVQSTLIVGTDLKLMERVTGRKTWGRIIGQGIMSGLWMGLFLGILLFLITSPNSLWVVLTSVLMGIVFFTVWTAVGHLLTGGKRDFTSMTATIPMQYELLVEHKHAEQARHLLAESGAVPMTSPPPTASMPGHDAAGHRGAGSAAPQQYGQGQLGQRHDQQQYGQQQYGQQQFGQGHYGQQRYGQGQYDQGHGQQHVGRGKVGQAPGPQDGQGSPAWPGSAPGRATAPEPQSGRPSYGQPTMPSPASAGEAPPSRASRPSFGQPAGTPLREDEHPADPAEGRDVPSAPDASRPSSDSPAEDDPYRGSR, from the coding sequence ATGAGCCAGCCACCGCAGTCCCCCTCTCCGCTGACAGCGCGGCTGTACGACCTGGAGTACCCGCGGTCCCTCGGGGTCTACAGCACGTACCAGGAGGTGCAGACCGTCGTCGACACCCTCGCCGACAAGCACTTCCCGGTGCAGTCCACCCTGATCGTCGGCACCGACCTCAAGCTCATGGAGCGTGTGACCGGCCGCAAGACCTGGGGCCGCATCATCGGCCAGGGCATCATGTCCGGCCTGTGGATGGGCCTGTTCCTCGGTATCCTGCTGTTCCTGATCACCTCCCCCAACAGCCTCTGGGTGGTGCTGACCAGCGTGCTGATGGGCATCGTGTTCTTCACGGTCTGGACCGCGGTGGGCCATCTGCTCACCGGCGGCAAGCGCGACTTCACCTCGATGACCGCCACGATCCCCATGCAGTACGAGCTGCTCGTCGAGCACAAGCATGCCGAGCAGGCCCGTCATCTCCTGGCGGAGTCCGGGGCCGTGCCGATGACCTCCCCGCCACCGACCGCGTCGATGCCCGGCCACGACGCCGCAGGCCACCGCGGTGCCGGGAGTGCGGCCCCGCAGCAGTACGGCCAGGGACAGCTCGGTCAACGCCATGACCAGCAGCAATACGGCCAGCAGCAGTACGGCCAGCAGCAGTTCGGTCAGGGGCATTATGGTCAGCAGCGGTACGGCCAGGGCCAGTACGACCAAGGGCACGGACAGCAGCACGTCGGTCGCGGGAAGGTCGGTCAGGCACCGGGGCCCCAGGACGGCCAGGGCTCTCCCGCGTGGCCGGGGTCAGCCCCCGGACGGGCGACGGCACCCGAGCCGCAGTCCGGGCGTCCGTCGTACGGTCAGCCGACCATGCCCTCCCCCGCGAGCGCCGGGGAGGCCCCGCCCTCCCGAGCGAGCCGTCCGTCCTTCGGCCAGCCTGCCGGGACACCGCTGCGGGAGGACGAGCACCCCGCGGATCCCGCGGAGGGCCGGGACGTCCCGTCGGCACCCGACGCCTCCCGCCCCTCGAGCGATTCCCCGGCCGAGGACGACCCCTACCGCGGCTCCCGCTGA
- a CDS encoding DNA-directed RNA polymerase subunit beta', with product MIDVNTFDELRIGLATADDIRGWSHGEVKKPETINYRTLKPEMDGLFCERIFGPTRDWECYCGKYKRVRFKGIVCERCGVEVTKSSVRRERMGHVELAAPVTHIWYFKGVPSRLGYLLDLAPKDLEKIIYFAAYMITSVDEQARHEDMPDLQARYDLEVKELGNDRDAALNDRAVSAEKDLAQLEEEGAKADAKRKVRDSSEREQAQIRKKFDAEIERVTAIWERFKTLKVADLEGDEQLYRAMKLRYGTYFEGGMGAEALQRRLLDFDLDSEAEALREVIATGKGQKKARALKRLKVVSAFRSTTNAPAGMVLDCVPVIPPDLRPMVQLDGGRFATSDLNDLYRRVINRNNRLKRLLDLGAPEIIVNNEKRMLQESVDSLFDNGRRGRPVTGPGNRPLKSLSDMLKGKQGRFRQNLLGKRVDYSARSVIVNGPQLQLHQCGLPKGMALELFKPFVMKRLVELSHAQNVKAAKRMVERARPEVWDVLEEVITEHPVLLNRAPTLHRLGIQAFEPQLVEGKAIHLHPLVCAAFNADFDGDQMAVHLPLSAEAQAEARILMLSSNNILKPSDGRPVTMPAQDMIIGLYHLTTRREDVAGAGRSFGSVAEAIMAFDREDLHLNAPVNIRFTDVVPPSDWEVPEGWTEGDPILLDTTLGTVYFNETLPVDFPYVQGQVGKKRLGGIVNALAERYDKGQVAASLDALKSYGFSWSTRSGASFALSDVVTPPNKAEIIARYEAKAAQVQENRDLGLVSETERNMELIDIWTEATNEVDEAMRENFDPTNTIYRMVDSGARGNWMQIRQIAGMRGLVNNPKGEIIPRPILSNYKEGLSVLEYFIASHGSRKGLADTALKTAQSGYLTRRLVDVSQDVIVREDDCGSTKGLMLPIGVEEAGALRLHEHVESTAYGRVLATAAIGADGTEAAPAGSEVGDVLIEQLVEAGVRELKVRSVLTCDSAVGTCAKCYGKSLATGQLVDIGEAVGIVAAQSIGEPGTQLTMRTFHSGGVASADGDITHGLPRIQELFEARTPAGFAPISEFAGRAEIEENDKQRRITVTPDDGSDPVTYTVSKRVTLLIADGDHVAVGQQLCQGSVDPKQVLRILGPRTVQQHLVDEVQKVYISQGVDIHAKHIEVIVRQMLRRVTIIESGDTDLLPGDFAERVIFERENRRILSEGGQPASGRPELMGITKASLATESWLSAASFQETTRVLTEAALNRKSDQLMGLKENVIIGKLIPAGTGLSRFRRIAVEPTDEAKAQMYQVPGYDELDFSGFGQTGAVNLDDIDYADPFRTDFR from the coding sequence GTGATCGACGTCAACACCTTCGACGAGCTGCGCATCGGCCTCGCGACCGCCGACGACATCCGCGGCTGGTCCCACGGCGAGGTCAAGAAGCCGGAGACCATCAACTACCGCACCCTGAAGCCCGAGATGGACGGCCTGTTCTGCGAGCGCATCTTCGGCCCCACCCGGGACTGGGAGTGCTACTGCGGCAAGTACAAGCGCGTGCGCTTCAAGGGCATCGTCTGCGAGCGCTGCGGCGTGGAGGTCACCAAGTCCTCCGTGCGTCGTGAGCGCATGGGTCACGTGGAGCTCGCCGCTCCCGTCACCCACATCTGGTACTTCAAGGGCGTGCCGAGCCGCCTCGGCTACCTGCTGGACCTCGCGCCGAAGGATCTCGAGAAGATCATCTACTTCGCCGCGTACATGATCACCTCGGTGGACGAGCAGGCTCGGCACGAGGACATGCCCGACCTGCAGGCGCGCTACGACCTCGAGGTCAAGGAGCTCGGCAACGACCGTGACGCCGCGCTGAACGACCGCGCCGTCTCCGCCGAGAAGGACCTCGCCCAGCTCGAGGAGGAGGGTGCCAAGGCCGACGCGAAGCGCAAGGTCCGCGACTCCTCCGAGCGCGAGCAGGCCCAGATCCGCAAGAAGTTCGACGCGGAGATCGAACGCGTCACGGCCATCTGGGAGCGGTTCAAGACCCTCAAGGTCGCTGACCTCGAGGGCGACGAGCAGCTCTACCGCGCCATGAAGCTGCGCTACGGCACCTACTTCGAGGGCGGCATGGGCGCCGAGGCGCTGCAGCGCCGCCTGCTGGACTTCGACCTCGACTCCGAGGCCGAGGCCCTGCGCGAGGTCATCGCCACGGGCAAGGGGCAGAAGAAGGCCCGGGCGCTGAAGCGCCTCAAGGTCGTCTCCGCCTTCCGCTCGACCACCAACGCCCCCGCCGGCATGGTCCTGGACTGCGTCCCGGTCATCCCGCCGGACCTGCGTCCGATGGTGCAGCTGGACGGCGGCCGCTTCGCGACCTCGGACCTCAACGATCTGTACCGTCGCGTGATCAACCGCAACAACCGTCTCAAGCGGCTGCTGGACCTCGGCGCGCCCGAGATCATCGTGAACAACGAGAAGCGCATGCTGCAGGAGTCGGTCGACTCGCTGTTCGACAACGGCCGTCGGGGCCGTCCGGTCACCGGACCGGGCAACCGCCCGCTGAAGTCGCTGTCCGACATGCTCAAGGGCAAGCAGGGACGTTTCCGTCAGAACCTGCTGGGCAAGCGTGTGGACTACTCCGCCCGCTCCGTCATCGTCAACGGTCCGCAGCTGCAGCTTCACCAGTGCGGTCTGCCCAAGGGCATGGCGCTGGAGCTGTTCAAGCCGTTCGTCATGAAGCGTCTGGTCGAACTCAGCCACGCGCAGAACGTCAAGGCCGCCAAGCGGATGGTCGAGCGTGCCCGCCCCGAGGTGTGGGACGTCCTCGAAGAGGTCATCACCGAGCACCCGGTGCTGCTGAACCGCGCGCCGACCCTGCACCGTCTGGGCATCCAGGCCTTCGAGCCGCAGCTGGTGGAGGGCAAGGCCATCCACCTGCACCCGCTGGTCTGCGCCGCGTTCAACGCGGACTTCGACGGTGACCAGATGGCCGTGCACCTGCCGCTGTCGGCGGAGGCGCAGGCCGAGGCCCGGATCCTGATGCTGTCCAGCAACAACATCCTCAAGCCGTCCGACGGTCGCCCCGTGACCATGCCCGCCCAGGACATGATCATCGGTCTGTACCACCTCACGACGCGCCGCGAGGACGTCGCCGGCGCCGGCCGTTCCTTCGGCTCCGTGGCGGAGGCCATCATGGCCTTCGACCGTGAGGACCTGCACCTGAACGCGCCGGTGAACATCCGCTTCACCGACGTGGTGCCGCCGAGCGACTGGGAGGTCCCGGAAGGCTGGACCGAGGGTGATCCGATCCTCCTGGACACCACCCTCGGCACCGTCTACTTCAACGAGACGCTGCCGGTGGACTTCCCCTACGTCCAGGGCCAGGTCGGCAAGAAGCGCCTGGGCGGGATCGTCAACGCCCTCGCCGAGCGCTACGACAAGGGCCAGGTCGCCGCATCGCTGGACGCCCTGAAGTCCTACGGCTTCTCCTGGTCGACCCGCTCGGGCGCCTCCTTCGCGCTGTCCGACGTGGTGACCCCGCCGAACAAGGCGGAGATCATCGCCAGGTACGAGGCGAAGGCCGCACAGGTCCAGGAGAACCGTGACCTCGGCCTGGTCTCCGAGACCGAGCGCAACATGGAGCTCATCGACATCTGGACCGAGGCGACCAATGAGGTCGACGAGGCCATGCGGGAGAACTTCGACCCGACCAACACCATCTACCGGATGGTGGACTCGGGCGCCCGAGGCAACTGGATGCAGATCCGTCAGATCGCCGGTATGCGCGGTCTGGTGAACAACCCCAAGGGCGAGATCATCCCGCGTCCGATCCTCTCCAACTACAAGGAGGGGCTCTCGGTCCTGGAGTACTTCATCGCCTCGCACGGCTCCCGCAAGGGCCTGGCGGACACCGCGCTGAAGACCGCTCAGTCCGGCTACCTGACCCGTCGTCTGGTCGACGTCTCGCAGGACGTCATCGTCCGCGAGGACGACTGCGGGTCCACCAAGGGCCTGATGCTGCCGATCGGGGTCGAGGAGGCCGGTGCGCTGCGCCTCCACGAGCACGTGGAGTCGACGGCGTACGGACGCGTGCTGGCCACCGCGGCGATCGGCGCCGACGGCACGGAGGCGGCCCCGGCCGGCTCCGAGGTGGGCGACGTGCTCATCGAGCAGCTCGTCGAGGCCGGCGTGCGCGAGCTCAAGGTCCGCTCCGTGCTGACCTGTGACTCCGCAGTGGGCACCTGCGCCAAGTGCTACGGCAAGTCGCTCGCGACCGGCCAGCTGGTCGACATCGGCGAGGCCGTCGGCATCGTCGCGGCCCAGTCCATCGGTGAGCCCGGCACCCAGCTGACCATGCGTACCTTCCACTCCGGTGGCGTGGCCAGCGCGGACGGCGACATCACGCACGGTCTGCCCCGTATCCAGGAGCTCTTCGAGGCCCGGACCCCGGCCGGCTTCGCGCCGATCTCGGAGTTCGCCGGTCGCGCGGAGATCGAGGAGAACGACAAGCAGCGCCGGATCACCGTGACCCCGGACGACGGCTCGGACCCCGTGACCTACACGGTCTCCAAGCGCGTCACCCTGCTGATCGCGGACGGCGACCACGTCGCCGTCGGCCAGCAGCTCTGCCAGGGCTCGGTCGATCCCAAGCAGGTCCTGCGCATCCTCGGCCCGCGGACGGTGCAGCAGCACCTGGTGGATGAGGTGCAGAAGGTGTACATCAGCCAGGGTGTGGACATCCACGCCAAGCACATCGAGGTCATCGTGCGCCAGATGCTGCGTCGCGTGACGATCATCGAATCCGGTGACACCGACCTGCTGCCCGGCGACTTCGCCGAGCGGGTCATCTTCGAGCGCGAGAACCGGCGGATCCTGTCCGAGGGCGGCCAGCCGGCCTCGGGCCGTCCGGAGCTGATGGGCATCACCAAGGCGTCGCTGGCGACCGAGTCGTGGCTGTCGGCGGCCTCCTTCCAGGAGACCACCCGCGTGCTCACCGAGGCCGCCCTGAACCGCAAGAGCGATCAGCTCATGGGGCTCAAGGAGAACGTCATCATCGGCAAGCTCATCCCGGCGGGCACCGGCCTGTCGCGGTTCCGTCGCATCGCGGTCGAGCCCACCGACGAGGCCAAGGCGCAGATGTACCAGGTGCCCGGCTACGACGAGCTGGACTTCTCCGGCTTCGGGCAGACCGGTGCCGTCAACCTCGACGACATCGACTACGCCGACCCGTTCCGCACCGACTTCCGCTGA
- the tuf gene encoding elongation factor Tu — MAKAKFERTKPHVNIGTIGHVDHGKTTLSAAISKVLYDKFPELNKARDFDTIDNAPEEKQRGITINVSHIEYETDKRHYAHVDAPGHADYVKNMITGAAQMDGAILVVAATDGPMAQTREHVLLAKQVGVPYLLAALNKADMVEDDEIIELVEMEVREMLTEQGFDEDAPIIKVSALKALEGDEKWVKSVEDLMDAVDESIPDPVRDLDQPFLMPIEDVFTIQGRGTVVTGKVDRGKLSINTEIEIVGIRAPQKTIVTGIEMFHKQMDEAWAGENCGLLLRGTKRDDVERGQVVVKPGSITPHTNFEAQVYILSKDEGGRHNPFYSNYRPQFYFRTTDVTGVITLPEGTEMVMPGDNTEMTVELIQPIAMEEGLGFAIREGGRTVGSGRVTTIVK, encoded by the coding sequence ATGGCCAAGGCCAAGTTCGAGCGGACCAAGCCGCACGTCAACATCGGCACCATCGGTCACGTCGACCACGGCAAGACGACGCTGAGCGCCGCCATCTCCAAGGTCCTGTACGACAAGTTCCCGGAGCTGAACAAGGCCCGTGACTTCGACACGATCGACAACGCGCCCGAGGAGAAGCAGCGCGGCATCACGATCAACGTCTCGCACATCGAGTACGAGACCGACAAGCGTCACTACGCGCACGTCGACGCCCCCGGCCACGCCGACTACGTCAAGAACATGATCACCGGCGCCGCTCAGATGGACGGTGCGATCCTCGTGGTCGCCGCCACCGACGGTCCGATGGCGCAGACCCGTGAGCACGTGCTGCTCGCGAAGCAGGTCGGCGTGCCCTACCTGCTCGCCGCGCTCAACAAGGCCGACATGGTCGAGGACGATGAGATCATCGAGCTCGTCGAGATGGAGGTCCGCGAGATGCTGACCGAGCAGGGCTTCGACGAGGACGCACCGATCATCAAGGTCTCCGCGCTCAAGGCGCTCGAGGGCGACGAGAAGTGGGTCAAGTCCGTCGAGGACCTCATGGATGCGGTGGACGAGTCCATCCCGGATCCGGTCCGCGATCTCGACCAGCCCTTCCTCATGCCGATCGAGGACGTCTTCACGATCCAGGGCCGTGGCACCGTCGTGACCGGCAAGGTCGACCGCGGCAAGCTCTCGATCAACACCGAGATCGAGATCGTGGGCATCCGTGCGCCGCAGAAGACGATCGTCACCGGCATCGAGATGTTCCACAAGCAGATGGACGAGGCGTGGGCCGGCGAGAACTGCGGCCTGCTCCTGCGTGGCACCAAGCGTGACGACGTCGAGCGCGGCCAGGTCGTCGTGAAGCCGGGTTCGATCACCCCGCACACCAACTTCGAGGCGCAGGTCTACATCCTGTCCAAGGACGAGGGCGGCCGTCACAACCCGTTCTACTCGAACTACCGTCCGCAGTTCTACTTCCGGACCACCGACGTCACCGGCGTCATCACGCTGCCCGAGGGCACCGAGATGGTCATGCCCGGCGACAACACCGAGATGACGGTCGAGCTGATCCAGCCGATCGCCATGGAGGAGGGCCTCGGCTTCGCCATCCGTGAGGGTGGCCGCACCGTGGGCTCCGGCCGAGTCACCACGATCGTCAAGTGA
- the rpsG gene encoding 30S ribosomal protein S7, with translation MPRKGPAPKRPLAVDPVFGSPIVTQLINKILLDGKKTVAEGIVYDALEGAREKNGQDPVVTLKKALDNIRPSLEVRSRRVGGATYQVPIEVKPGRATTLALRWLVSYSRARRENSMTERLMNEILDASNGLGAAVKRREDTHKMAESNRAFAHYRW, from the coding sequence ATGCCTCGTAAGGGCCCCGCTCCCAAGCGCCCGCTGGCCGTCGACCCCGTCTTCGGCTCGCCGATCGTCACGCAGCTCATCAACAAGATCCTCCTGGACGGCAAGAAGACCGTCGCCGAGGGGATCGTGTACGACGCCCTCGAGGGCGCCCGTGAGAAGAACGGTCAGGATCCCGTCGTCACCCTGAAGAAGGCGCTGGACAACATTCGGCCATCCCTCGAGGTCCGCTCCCGCCGCGTCGGCGGGGCGACCTACCAGGTCCCGATCGAGGTCAAGCCCGGCCGTGCCACCACGTTGGCGCTGCGCTGGCTCGTCAGTTACTCCCGCGCCCGTCGCGAGAACAGCATGACCGAGCGTCTGATGAACGAGATCCTCGACGCCTCCAACGGCCTCGGTGCCGCGGTGAAGCGTCGCGAGGACACTCACAAGATGGCCGAGTCCAACCGGGCCTTCGCGCACTACCGCTGGTGA
- a CDS encoding resuscitation-promoting factor, with amino-acid sequence MKKTPWIVAAATVCVVGLGGGGTAFAMSNEAAVTVYGEQSTVRTFSPTVAELLQAQGIEVTDTDLVVPDLGETVTDGMEIQVVHRTPVTVTIDGEDQKLLTTGDTVGDALEDVDYEAEGARVSPEPETELPDDSAHINVVTRKTVTFKGARGQDTFDVTALTVDEAMKKVLGDIEDTDKASVDRDSILEDGATITVQRIREKERTETESIPFETKTVEDDDLLEGKTEVTTEGKKGTTEKVYTDTVVDGEVTDSELVSEKVTSEPVDEVVAKGTKPAPEPEPEPEPQEQSSDSSSDSSDSSDSSRSESSSSRSSERESTSESGNTGASAPAAPSGSVWDRLAQCESGGDWSINTGNGFSGGLQFTKSTWQAFGGGQYAPVAHQASRAQQIAVAKNVQATQGWGAWPSCTSQLGIR; translated from the coding sequence GTGAAGAAGACTCCGTGGATCGTCGCGGCCGCGACCGTGTGCGTCGTCGGTCTGGGCGGTGGGGGCACCGCCTTCGCCATGTCCAACGAGGCGGCGGTGACCGTGTACGGCGAGCAGTCGACCGTGCGCACCTTCAGTCCGACGGTCGCCGAGCTGCTGCAGGCGCAGGGCATCGAGGTCACGGACACCGATCTCGTGGTCCCGGACCTGGGGGAGACCGTCACCGACGGCATGGAGATCCAGGTCGTCCATCGCACGCCGGTGACCGTCACCATCGACGGCGAGGACCAGAAGCTCCTCACCACCGGTGACACCGTCGGAGACGCCCTCGAGGACGTGGACTACGAGGCCGAGGGCGCTCGGGTCAGCCCGGAACCCGAGACCGAGCTGCCGGACGACTCCGCGCACATCAATGTCGTCACCCGCAAGACCGTCACCTTCAAGGGTGCCCGCGGCCAGGACACCTTCGACGTGACGGCGCTGACCGTCGACGAGGCCATGAAGAAGGTCCTCGGCGACATCGAGGACACCGACAAGGCCTCCGTCGACCGCGACTCGATCCTCGAGGACGGCGCGACCATCACCGTCCAGCGCATCCGCGAGAAGGAGCGCACCGAGACCGAGTCCATCCCGTTCGAGACCAAGACGGTCGAGGACGACGATCTGCTCGAGGGCAAGACCGAGGTCACCACGGAGGGCAAGAAGGGCACGACGGAGAAGGTCTACACCGACACCGTCGTCGACGGCGAGGTCACCGACTCCGAGCTGGTCTCGGAGAAGGTCACCTCCGAGCCCGTCGACGAGGTCGTGGCCAAGGGGACCAAGCCGGCGCCCGAGCCCGAGCCCGAGCCCGAGCCGCAGGAGCAGAGCTCGGATTCGTCCTCGGACTCCTCCGACTCCTCGGACTCCTCCCGCTCCGAGAGCTCGTCCTCGCGCAGCTCCGAGCGTGAGTCCACCTCCGAGTCCGGGAACACCGGCGCCTCCGCCCCGGCAGCTCCCAGCGGGTCGGTCTGGGACCGTCTGGCCCAGTGCGAGTCCGGCGGCGACTGGTCGATCAACACGGGCAACGGGTTCTCCGGCGGCCTGCAGTTCACCAAGTCCACCTGGCAGGCCTTCGGCGGCGGGCAGTACGCCCCGGTGGCCCATCAGGCGAGCCGCGCACAGCAGATCGCCGTGGCCAAGAACGTCCAGGCCACCCAGGGCTGGGGCGCATGGCCCTCCTGCACCTCCCAGCTCGGGATCCGCTGA
- the fusA gene encoding elongation factor G: MALAVLSDLNKVRNIGIMAHIDAGKTTTTERILFYTGVNYKMGETHDGAGTMDWMDQEKERGITITSAATTCYWHDNQINIIDTPGHVDFTVEVERSLRVLDGAVAVFDGKEGVEPQSETVWRQADKYDVPRVCFVNKMDKLGADFFFTVRTIVERLGAKPLVMQVPIGAENDFTGIVDLVEMKAYDWPETLEEDMPAINSKKGDPSRGQWQREISIPEDLADTVAEYRGKLVEDVAESSEELMEKYLEEGDLSVAELKAGIRALTVNSEAYPVFCGTAFKNKGVQPMLDGVIDYLPSPLDVPAMVGHKPNDESVELTRSADWDAPFSALAFKVSSHPFFGSLTYVRVYSGQVKQGEQIVNATTGKKERVGKLFQMHSNKENPVEEAFAGHIYAFIGLKDTTTGDTLTDPNDQIQLESMSFPEPVISVAIEPKTKGDQEKLGVAIQKLAKEDPTFQVQLDEETGQTVIRGMGELHLDILVDRMRREFNVEANIGKPQVAYRETIKRVVEKYDFTHKKQTGGSGQFAKVQITFGPLTDAEEGVFYEFDNKVTGGRIPREYIPSVDAGIQSALESGIMAGYPVVNVKAELIDGAFHDVDSSEMAFKIAGSMAAKEALRQAKPVLLEPLMDVEVRTPEEYMGDVIGDLNSRRGQVQSMEDASGVKIVRALVPLSEMFGYVGDLRSRTQGRAMYTMQFDSYAEVPASIAEEIVAKTRGE, from the coding sequence GTGGCACTCGCAGTGCTCAGTGACCTGAACAAGGTCCGCAACATCGGCATCATGGCTCACATCGATGCCGGCAAGACCACCACCACCGAGCGCATCCTCTTCTACACCGGCGTGAACTACAAGATGGGCGAGACCCACGACGGCGCCGGCACCATGGACTGGATGGACCAGGAGAAGGAGCGCGGCATCACGATCACGTCGGCCGCGACCACCTGCTACTGGCACGACAACCAGATCAACATCATCGACACCCCCGGCCACGTCGACTTCACCGTTGAGGTGGAGCGTTCGCTGCGCGTGCTCGACGGCGCCGTCGCGGTGTTCGACGGCAAGGAGGGCGTGGAGCCCCAGTCGGAGACCGTCTGGCGCCAGGCCGACAAGTACGACGTCCCGCGCGTCTGCTTCGTCAACAAGATGGACAAGCTCGGTGCGGACTTCTTCTTCACCGTCCGGACCATCGTGGAGCGCCTCGGCGCCAAGCCGCTGGTCATGCAGGTCCCGATCGGTGCGGAGAACGACTTCACCGGCATCGTCGACCTCGTCGAGATGAAGGCCTACGACTGGCCCGAGACGCTCGAGGAGGACATGCCGGCGATCAACTCCAAGAAGGGTGACCCCTCGCGCGGTCAGTGGCAGCGCGAGATCTCGATCCCCGAGGACCTCGCCGACACCGTCGCGGAGTACCGCGGCAAGCTCGTCGAGGACGTCGCCGAGAGCTCCGAGGAGCTCATGGAGAAGTACCTCGAGGAAGGTGACCTCTCGGTCGCCGAGCTCAAGGCCGGCATCCGCGCCCTGACCGTCAACTCCGAGGCCTACCCGGTCTTCTGCGGCACCGCCTTCAAGAACAAGGGCGTCCAGCCCATGCTCGACGGTGTCATCGACTACCTGCCCTCCCCGCTCGACGTGCCCGCCATGGTGGGCCACAAGCCGAACGACGAGAGCGTCGAGCTGACCCGCAGCGCCGACTGGGACGCGCCCTTCTCGGCCCTCGCGTTCAAGGTCTCCTCGCACCCGTTCTTCGGCTCGCTGACCTACGTGCGCGTGTACTCGGGCCAGGTGAAGCAGGGCGAGCAGATCGTCAACGCCACCACCGGCAAGAAGGAGCGCGTCGGCAAGCTCTTCCAGATGCACTCCAACAAGGAGAACCCGGTGGAGGAGGCCTTCGCGGGCCACATCTACGCCTTCATCGGCCTCAAGGACACCACCACGGGCGACACGCTCACGGATCCGAACGACCAGATCCAGCTGGAGTCCATGAGCTTCCCGGAGCCGGTCATCTCGGTGGCCATCGAGCCCAAGACCAAGGGCGACCAGGAGAAGCTGGGTGTGGCCATCCAGAAGCTCGCCAAGGAGGATCCGACCTTCCAGGTGCAGCTGGACGAGGAGACCGGTCAGACGGTCATCCGCGGCATGGGTGAGCTCCACCTCGACATCCTCGTGGATCGCATGCGCCGCGAGTTCAACGTCGAGGCGAACATCGGCAAGCCGCAGGTCGCCTACCGCGAGACCATCAAGCGCGTCGTGGAGAAGTACGACTTCACCCACAAGAAGCAGACCGGCGGCTCCGGCCAGTTCGCGAAGGTGCAGATCACCTTCGGCCCGCTGACCGATGCCGAAGAGGGCGTCTTCTACGAGTTCGACAACAAGGTCACCGGTGGCCGCATCCCGCGCGAGTACATCCCGAGCGTGGACGCGGGCATCCAGAGTGCCCTCGAGTCGGGCATCATGGCCGGCTACCCGGTCGTGAACGTGAAGGCGGAGCTGATCGACGGGGCGTTCCACGACGTCGACTCCTCGGAGATGGCGTTCAAGATCGCCGGCTCCATGGCGGCCAAGGAGGCTCTTCGCCAGGCGAAGCCGGTCCTCCTCGAGCCCCTCATGGACGTCGAGGTCCGTACTCCGGAGGAGTACATGGGAGATGTCATCGGCGACCTGAACTCCCGGCGAGGTCAGGTCCAGTCGATGGAGGACGCGAGCGGGGTCAAGATCGTCCGTGCTCTCGTCCCGCTGTCGGAGATGTTCGGTTACGTCGGCGACCTGCGGTCCAGGACCCAGGGCCGGGCGATGTACACGATGCAGTTCGACAGCTACGCGGAGGTCCCCGCCAGCATCGCTGAGGAGATCGTCGCGAAGACCCGGGGCGAGTGA